In one Nicotiana sylvestris chromosome 8, ASM39365v2, whole genome shotgun sequence genomic region, the following are encoded:
- the LOC138875167 gene encoding uncharacterized protein yields the protein MCVRSSFGGIVYASDAHLVWEDLRERFDKVNRVRIFQLHREIATLSQGTSSVSIYFTKLKELWHDGLNESYDQARRQILMKTTAPTLNQAYAMFVQDESQQNVGANVMTDRGDPTLAMQATSRGQGYRDFIPKKKQGTGNPDNWRATNNENQNGGRRPDNWRREPLAAVNQEDIGSCSQGDGHGQTTTENKGYYFTDAGPYKVPTFNNKYYFLTIVDDHSRYTWLHFLQLKFEVIVAIKQFFNMVQTQFGVMVKIPRSDNGTEFFSSQCATLLSNLGIIHQIYLINRLPSKTLGGKVPFELLYGRKASLLHLRVIGCLCYATNLPKGYKFAERAKAAVLMGYSET from the exons ATGTGTGTGAGGAGCTCCTTTGGTGGCATTGTGTATGCATCAGATGCTCATCTTGTTTGGGAGGATTTACGAGAGAGATTCGATAAGGTCAATCGAGTAAGAATTTTTCAATTACATCGTGAAATTGCAACCCTCTCACAAGGAACTAGTTCAGTTTCAATCTACTTCACAAAACTAAAGGAGCTTTGGCATGA CGGATTGAATGAGTCCTATGATCAGGCTAGAAGACAAATTCTCATGAAGACAACTGCACCTACGCTGAATCAGGCCTATGCAATGTTTGTACAAGATGAAAGTCAGCAGAATGTGGGTGCCAATGTTATGACCGATAGAGGTGATCCTACCTTGGCTATGCAAGCAACTAGCAGAGGACAAGGATATCGAG ATTTTATTCCAAAGAAGAAACAAGGTACAGGGAACCCTGACAACTGGAGAGCTACTAACAATGAAAATCaaaatggtggaagaaggccAGATAATTGGAGGAGAGAACCCCTTGCAGCTGTGAATCAGGAAGATATTGGATCATGTTCACAAGGAGATGGACATGGACAGACAACAACTGAAAACAAGGGATACTACTTCACTGATGCA GGCCCTTATAAGGTTCCTACATTCAATAACAAGTACTACTTCCTTACTATTGTAGATGATCATTCTAGATACACATGGCTACATTTCTTGCAGCTAAAGTTTGAAGTTATAGTAGCAATAAAACAATTCTTTAACATGGTTCAAACTCAGTTTGGAGTCATGGTTAAGATACCGAGATCAGATAATGGGACTGAATTTTTTAGCTCACAATGTGCAACTTTGTTGAGTAATCTTGGCATCATTCATCAGA TATATTTGATTAATAGGCTGCCATCAAAAACTCTAGGGGGCAAAGTGCCTTTTGAGCTACTATATGGTAGAAAGGCTTCTCTTCTTCATCTAAGAGTTATAGGTTGTCTATGTTATGCAACAAATCTGCCCAAGGGATACAAATTTGCTGAAAGAGCTAAAGCAGCAGTTTTAATGGGATACTCTGAAACATAG
- the LOC104214181 gene encoding elicitor-responsive protein 3 yields MKGGLLEVFVVSARGIRHSNIIGNPSYYVIVECGSQSYRTKTSSGNPKEILWNEKFKYELPTSKLEKWYYLKLKIMDEEFFTAGGFVGETTIYLKGIVTEGNEKGFMEVTPVAYNVVLEDDTYKGHIKVGLKFTPSNKTVQTVERENASKENVNNGVGQFIYSNIINLWGNTWWRSFIPYGDANSSIDKNKPN; encoded by the exons aTGAAGGGAGGACTCCTTGAAGTTTTTGTTGTAAGTGCCCGAGGCATTAGACACTCCAACATTATTG GGAACCCATCGTACTATGTCATTGTTGAATGTGGATCTCAATCCTACAGAACAAAAACCTCCTCag GCAATCCAAAGGAAATTTTGTGGAATGAGAAATTTAAGTATGAATTGCCAACTTCCAAATTAGAAAAGTGGTACTACCTTAAACTAAAAATTATGGACGAGGAATTTTTCACAGCCGGTGGATTTGTTGGTGAAACCAC AATTTATCTGAAAGGAATAGTTACTGAGGGGAATGAAAAGGGATTCATGGAAGTGACACCAGTTGCTTATAATGTGGTGCTTGAAGATGACACATACAAAGGGCACATAAAAGTTGGACTCAAATTCACTCCTAGCAAT AAAACAGTACAGACCGTGGAAAGAGAAAATGCTTCAAAGGAAAATGTAAATAATGGAGTTGGGCAATTCATCTATAGCAACATCATTAATCTATGGGGAAACACCTGGTGGAGAAGCTTCATTCCTTATGGGGATGCTAATAGTAGTATTGACAAAAATAAGCCAAATTAG